GACCCCAGATCCTCCCTACGAAAAAATAATCCCTCATCCCGAAAACCGCTTCATGGCATTGACCGGCAATTGCAACGACATGCCCACGCTGTTCGTCGATACCCACGCGCCGATCGATGTTTTGTATGACGCTGCCAACTATCGAATTCGCGCCGTCACCCAGGTGCTGGAGAACATGTCGATGCGCGGTTCAGTCGAGTGTGAGTCCTTCATTCTCAGCGACTTTGCCTTGCTCTGTGCCATTCCATTGCGCGATGGGTGTGATGTGCTGGATGTGATTGGACGGCGGTTGCGGGCTCGGCCTTCGGAGTAATGCCGCAGAATGATCGTTCCCGCGCTCCTGCGTGGGAATGCAGCCCGTGACGCTCTGCGTCACATCGGTGCCCGGCTCGATGGTGTGGTTGGAACGCGGAGCGTCCCTTGAGGCATTCCCACGCGGAGCGTGGGAACGATCACCGTGTACCAGAATTGCCCGCTCGGCTGTGAGGCCCTGACGTCCAGCCCCGTACAAGGTAAACTTCCCGGCCTTCGCAGGAGCAATCATGAATTATCGTCACGCCTTCCATGCCGGCAATCACGCCGATGTGTTCAAACACCTGACTTTGACCCGCATCATCGCCTTGATGTCGCGCAAGGAGCAGCCGTTTGCCTATCTCGACACTCACGCCGGTATTGGTCTGTATGACCTGCAGGGCGACCAGGCCAGTCGTACCGGTGAGTACCTGGAAGGGATCGCGCGGTTGTGGGGTCAACCGGATTTGCCGGCGCTGACCGCCGATTACATGAAGGTGCTGCACGACATGAACCCGGATGGCCAGTTGCGCTATTACCCGGGCTCGCCGGAGTTGGCGCGGCGTCTGACGCGGCCGCAGGATCGGTTGATGCTCAACGAGAAGCACCCCGAAGATGGCTTGCTGCTCAAGGACAACATGGCCGGTGATCGTCGGGTGAAGGTTCACTTGGGCGAAGGCTGGCATGTGCCGCGTGCGATGTTGCCGGTGCAGGAGAAGCGGGCGGTGATGTTGATTGATCCGCCGTTCGAGCAGCTCGATGAGATGCAGCGTTGTGCGGCGTCTTTGAAAGAGGCGATTGGCCGGATGCGGCAGACGGTGGCGGCGATTTGGTACCCTGTGAAGGACCAGCGCATGTTGCGGCGTTTTTATCAGGATCTGGCCGGCACGGGCGCGCCGAAGTTGTTGCGGGTGGAGTTGCTGGTGCATCCGTTGGATACGCCCAATAGCCTGAATGGTTCGGGGTTGGCGATTGCTAATCCGCCATGGGGGCTGGAAGAGGAATTGCGTGAGTTGCTGCCGTGGTTGTCCAAGAAGCTTGGGCAGACCCAGGGTGGGTGGCAGATGGATTGGTTGATTGCTGAGAGTTGACCCGTGATCGTTCCCACGCTCTGCGTGGGAATGCATCCCGTGACGCTCTGCGTCACCTAAAACCGGAACGCGGAGCGTCCCCGGCGGCATTCCCACGCGGAGCGTGGGAATGATCGGTGCGCGGTTAGATCGGGCAGGTCACGCCTGTACCGCCAATCCCGCAATACCCTTCAGGGTTTTTGGCCAGGTATTGCTGGTGATACGTCTCGGCGAAGTAGAACGTCGGGGCTTCTTCGATTTCGGTGGTGATGGTGCCTTTGCCAGCCTTCGTCAGTTCCGCCTGGAAAACTTTCTCGCTGTTCTTGGCGGCTGCCAACTGGGCCGGGTTGGTGGCGTAGATCACCGAGCGGTACTGGGTGCCGATGTCATTGCCCTGGCGCATGCCCTGGGTCGGGTTGTGCAGTTCCCAGAACATCTTCAGCAGCGCTTCGTAGCTGACTTTTGCCGGCTCGTAGACCACCAGCACCACTTCGCTGTGGCCGGTCAGGCCCGAGCAGACTTCTTCATACGTCGGGTTTGGCGTAAAGCCGCCGGCGTAACCCACCGCCGTACTGACCACGCCTTCGCGCTGCCAGAACTTGCGCTCCGCGCCCCAGAAGCAGCCCAGGCCGAAGATCGCGAAATCCACGTCCATCGCGAACGGGCCCAGCAGTGGCGCGTCGTGGACGAGGTGTTTTTCCGGCACGGTCATTGGGGTTTCGCGGCCAGGCAGAGCTTGTTCTTTAGTCGGGAGCACGTTTTTGTTCACCAGAATTTCCGAGCGCAGAACCATGAT
The window above is part of the Pseudomonas sp. B21-048 genome. Proteins encoded here:
- a CDS encoding 23S rRNA (adenine(2030)-N(6))-methyltransferase RlmJ; this encodes MNYRHAFHAGNHADVFKHLTLTRIIALMSRKEQPFAYLDTHAGIGLYDLQGDQASRTGEYLEGIARLWGQPDLPALTADYMKVLHDMNPDGQLRYYPGSPELARRLTRPQDRLMLNEKHPEDGLLLKDNMAGDRRVKVHLGEGWHVPRAMLPVQEKRAVMLIDPPFEQLDEMQRCAASLKEAIGRMRQTVAAIWYPVKDQRMLRRFYQDLAGTGAPKLLRVELLVHPLDTPNSLNGSGLAIANPPWGLEEELRELLPWLSKKLGQTQGGWQMDWLIAES
- the msrA gene encoding peptide-methionine (S)-S-oxide reductase MsrA produces the protein MVLRSEILVNKNVLPTKEQALPGRETPMTVPEKHLVHDAPLLGPFAMDVDFAIFGLGCFWGAERKFWQREGVVSTAVGYAGGFTPNPTYEEVCSGLTGHSEVVLVVYEPAKVSYEALLKMFWELHNPTQGMRQGNDIGTQYRSVIYATNPAQLAAAKNSEKVFQAELTKAGKGTITTEIEEAPTFYFAETYHQQYLAKNPEGYCGIGGTGVTCPI